The proteins below are encoded in one region of Synchiropus splendidus isolate RoL2022-P1 chromosome 13, RoL_Sspl_1.0, whole genome shotgun sequence:
- the LOC128769571 gene encoding regulator of G-protein signaling 13-like, with the protein MPSLVTSSPRQLLHLLDSDKRGKCRRVNLKSPLRCGSSQSSSSEGLCFDEMSQWSQSLDRLLTSNYGRQIFQVFLKSEFSDENIEFWLVCEEYKEIKSSFRMTSRAKKIFKRYIQAEAPREINIDHKTRETIRRNIQEANRMCFNDAQRIVYGLMEKDSYPRFLRSDIYSALLESKSVKM; encoded by the exons ATGCCTAGTCTAGTCACATCATCACCGAGGCAACTGCTGCACCTTTTGGACAGTGACAAAAGGGGAAAGTGCAG GAGAGTAAACCTGAAGTCTCCTCTCCGCTGTGGGTCATctcaatcttcttcttctgaagg ACTCTGTTTTGATGAGATGTCGCAGTGGTCCCAATCCCTCGACAGGCTTTTAACGTCCAACT ATGGCAGACAAATCTTCCAGGTCTTTTTAAAGTCTGAGTTCAGCGATGAAAACATTGAGTTTTGGCTGGTCTGTGAGGAATATAAGGAGATCAAGTCTTCATTCCGGATGACGTCGAGGGCTAAAAAGATTTTCAAACGCTACATCCAGGCAGAAGCCCCGAGAGAG ATAAACATTGATCACAAAACCAGAGAGACGATCCGACGAAACATCCAGGAGGCCAACCGAATGTGCTTCAATGACGCCCAGAGGATTGTCTACGGACTGATGGAGAAAGACTCTTACCCTCGTTTCCTCAGGTCTGACATCTACAGCGCTTTATTGGAGTCAAAGTCTGTGAAAATGTAA
- the ro60 gene encoding 60 kDa SS-A/Ro ribonucleoprotein isoform X1, which yields MEPSGKSCSRNHTQNASGDACSWEINDKVRLCRFLCYGSEQKKYTAGDEGRISVENAEALQSLLQAGQGSEVVEEIKRFAQDGRASRFEPCFFALALCSQHCELKTRQAAFKALKEICHDPAHLFTFINFKTQLKEGMKCGIWGRALRQAVSDWYNEQDAVILAAAMTKCKQREGWSHRDVLRLSHTKPVHEAIAVLSKYVTKGWVEVQRAYNDKENSEEVAKVLAYLEVVEKVKHSYDETEVVALIEEHKLEREMLLTDHLKSKQVWHALLKEMPLQSIVKALGKIAVNKVLEPESPETRALCDRIQSDTEVRKSKLHPFSLLVATEKYKKGQGYQGKTKWKPDSDILKALDSAFYKSFLNVNPVGKRFVVAVDVSSSMSRILKGTSIITPVAAAAVAMVPAKSTDCTLPVTWATENKEAVDVFIVLTNNAFWPFCSSPVESLRKHRQTTGSTSKLVICDLTASASTMEDIDDRGLMNLCGFDLGAFSLIHNLALDLI from the exons ATGGAACCTTCAGGAAAGTCTTGTTCCAGGAACCACACTCAGAATGCATCTGGTGATGCATGCTCATGGGAAATCAATGACAAAGTCAGACTGTGCCGCTTCCTCTGCTATGGCTCGGAGCAGAAAAAATACACTGCTGGAGACGAGGGCCGTATCAGTGTGGAAAACGCAGAAGCCCTTCAATCGTTGCTTCAGGCTGGACAAGGCTCTGAGGTAGTGGAAGAGATAAAGCGGTTTGCTCAAGATGGCCGAGCCTCTAGGTTTGAGCCGTGTTTTTTTGCCTTGGCATTGTGCTCCCAGCACTGTGAACTAAAGACCCGGCAGGCGGCCTTTAAAGCCCTGAAGGAAATCTGCCATGACCCTGCACATCTGTTTACATTTAttaacttcaaaacacaattgAAGGAGGGCATGAAGTGTGGCATCTGGGGTCGCGCTCTGAGACAGGCCGTGTCTGATTGGTATAATGAGCAAGATGCTGTGATTTTGGCTGCTGCTATGACCAAATGTAAACAGAGGGAGGGATGGTCTCACAGAGATGTGCTGCGACTATCTCACACCAAGCCAGTGCATGAAG CTATTGCTGTGCTCAGCAAatatgtgacaaaagggtgGGTAGAAGTGCAGCGTGCCTACAACGACAAAGAAAATTCTGAAGAGGTTGCTAAAGTACTTGCATATTTGGAGGTGGTGGAGAAAGTAAAACACAGTTACGATGAAACAGAAGTGGTTGCTTTGATAGAGGAGCACAAACTGGAGCGGGAGATGCTTCTGACAGACCACCTAAAGTCCAAACAG gTGTGGCATGCGTTGTTAAAGGAAATGCCTCTCCAATCAATTGTGAAGGCCTTGGGTAAGATAGCTGTAAATAAAGTTCTTGAGCCGGAGAGTCCAGAAACGCGGGCCTTGTGCGACAGGATCCAGAGCGACACAGAAGTCAGAAAG TCAAAGCTTCATCCTTTCAGCTTattagtggccactgaaaagtACAAAAAAGGCCAGGGGTATCAGGGAAAGACAAAGTGGAAACCAGACAGCGACATCCTCAAGGCACTGGACTCTGCATTTTACAAGAGTTTTTTG AACGTGAATCCTGTTGGTAAACGCTTTGTCGTCGCCGTCGATGTGAGCAGCTCCATGAGCAGAATTCTTAAAGGGACCTCAATCATCACTCCTGTCGCTGCTGCAGCAGTTGCCATG GTCCCTGCAAAAAGCACAGACTGCACGCTCCCAGTTACTTGGGCCACGGAGAACAAAGAAGCTGTAGATGTCTTCATTGTTTTAACCAACAATGCATTTTGGCCATTTTGCTCCAGCCCAGTGGAGAGTCTGAGGAAACACAGACAA ACAACTGGCTCCACCTCCAAGTTGGTGATTTGTGACTTGACCGCCAGCGCGAGCACGATGGAAGACATCGATGACAGAGGACTGATGAACCTCTGCGGCTTTGACCTCGGCGCTTTCAGCCTCATCCACAACCTAGCTCTGGATCTGATCTGA
- the ro60 gene encoding 60 kDa SS-A/Ro ribonucleoprotein isoform X2, producing MISLFISILAIAVLSKYVTKGWVEVQRAYNDKENSEEVAKVLAYLEVVEKVKHSYDETEVVALIEEHKLEREMLLTDHLKSKQVWHALLKEMPLQSIVKALGKIAVNKVLEPESPETRALCDRIQSDTEVRKSKLHPFSLLVATEKYKKGQGYQGKTKWKPDSDILKALDSAFYKSFLNVNPVGKRFVVAVDVSSSMSRILKGTSIITPVAAAAVAMCFVRTEADTQVLAYSESGLIPCSFSADTSLSDAVGELVKVPAKSTDCTLPVTWATENKEAVDVFIVLTNNAFWPFCSSPVESLRKHRQTTGSTSKLVICDLTASASTMEDIDDRGLMNLCGFDLGAFSLIHNLALDLI from the exons ATgatctctttattcatttctatTCTAGCTATTGCTGTGCTCAGCAAatatgtgacaaaagggtgGGTAGAAGTGCAGCGTGCCTACAACGACAAAGAAAATTCTGAAGAGGTTGCTAAAGTACTTGCATATTTGGAGGTGGTGGAGAAAGTAAAACACAGTTACGATGAAACAGAAGTGGTTGCTTTGATAGAGGAGCACAAACTGGAGCGGGAGATGCTTCTGACAGACCACCTAAAGTCCAAACAG gTGTGGCATGCGTTGTTAAAGGAAATGCCTCTCCAATCAATTGTGAAGGCCTTGGGTAAGATAGCTGTAAATAAAGTTCTTGAGCCGGAGAGTCCAGAAACGCGGGCCTTGTGCGACAGGATCCAGAGCGACACAGAAGTCAGAAAG TCAAAGCTTCATCCTTTCAGCTTattagtggccactgaaaagtACAAAAAAGGCCAGGGGTATCAGGGAAAGACAAAGTGGAAACCAGACAGCGACATCCTCAAGGCACTGGACTCTGCATTTTACAAGAGTTTTTTG AACGTGAATCCTGTTGGTAAACGCTTTGTCGTCGCCGTCGATGTGAGCAGCTCCATGAGCAGAATTCTTAAAGGGACCTCAATCATCACTCCTGTCGCTGCTGCAGCAGTTGCCATG tgttttgtgaggacaGAAGCAGATACGCAGGTGCTGGCGTACTCCGAGAGTGGCCTGATTCCATGCTCCTTCTCAGCTGACACGTCTCTTTCTGACGCAGTCGGAGAACTTGTCAAG GTCCCTGCAAAAAGCACAGACTGCACGCTCCCAGTTACTTGGGCCACGGAGAACAAAGAAGCTGTAGATGTCTTCATTGTTTTAACCAACAATGCATTTTGGCCATTTTGCTCCAGCCCAGTGGAGAGTCTGAGGAAACACAGACAA ACAACTGGCTCCACCTCCAAGTTGGTGATTTGTGACTTGACCGCCAGCGCGAGCACGATGGAAGACATCGATGACAGAGGACTGATGAACCTCTGCGGCTTTGACCTCGGCGCTTTCAGCCTCATCCACAACCTAGCTCTGGATCTGATCTGA
- the ro60 gene encoding 60 kDa SS-A/Ro ribonucleoprotein isoform X3, with protein sequence MLLTDHLKSKQVWHALLKEMPLQSIVKALGKIAVNKVLEPESPETRALCDRIQSDTEVRKSKLHPFSLLVATEKYKKGQGYQGKTKWKPDSDILKALDSAFYKSFLNVNPVGKRFVVAVDVSSSMSRILKGTSIITPVAAAAVAMCFVRTEADTQVLAYSESGLIPCSFSADTSLSDAVGELVKVPAKSTDCTLPVTWATENKEAVDVFIVLTNNAFWPFCSSPVESLRKHRQTTGSTSKLVICDLTASASTMEDIDDRGLMNLCGFDLGAFSLIHNLALDLI encoded by the exons ATGCTTCTGACAGACCACCTAAAGTCCAAACAG gTGTGGCATGCGTTGTTAAAGGAAATGCCTCTCCAATCAATTGTGAAGGCCTTGGGTAAGATAGCTGTAAATAAAGTTCTTGAGCCGGAGAGTCCAGAAACGCGGGCCTTGTGCGACAGGATCCAGAGCGACACAGAAGTCAGAAAG TCAAAGCTTCATCCTTTCAGCTTattagtggccactgaaaagtACAAAAAAGGCCAGGGGTATCAGGGAAAGACAAAGTGGAAACCAGACAGCGACATCCTCAAGGCACTGGACTCTGCATTTTACAAGAGTTTTTTG AACGTGAATCCTGTTGGTAAACGCTTTGTCGTCGCCGTCGATGTGAGCAGCTCCATGAGCAGAATTCTTAAAGGGACCTCAATCATCACTCCTGTCGCTGCTGCAGCAGTTGCCATG tgttttgtgaggacaGAAGCAGATACGCAGGTGCTGGCGTACTCCGAGAGTGGCCTGATTCCATGCTCCTTCTCAGCTGACACGTCTCTTTCTGACGCAGTCGGAGAACTTGTCAAG GTCCCTGCAAAAAGCACAGACTGCACGCTCCCAGTTACTTGGGCCACGGAGAACAAAGAAGCTGTAGATGTCTTCATTGTTTTAACCAACAATGCATTTTGGCCATTTTGCTCCAGCCCAGTGGAGAGTCTGAGGAAACACAGACAA ACAACTGGCTCCACCTCCAAGTTGGTGATTTGTGACTTGACCGCCAGCGCGAGCACGATGGAAGACATCGATGACAGAGGACTGATGAACCTCTGCGGCTTTGACCTCGGCGCTTTCAGCCTCATCCACAACCTAGCTCTGGATCTGATCTGA